One part of the Rutidosis leptorrhynchoides isolate AG116_Rl617_1_P2 chromosome 1, CSIRO_AGI_Rlap_v1, whole genome shotgun sequence genome encodes these proteins:
- the LOC139882017 gene encoding uncharacterized protein At5g01610-like — MDQVIGKLGCYWLGNKTSKELNSVGDDINSLQSSISGGATWFVNKMKGKMQKPLVELLKEHDLPVGIFPRDATNYEFDEQTKKLTVFIPSICEVGYRDSSVLRFSTTVTGYLEKGKLTDVEGLKTKVMIWVKVTCITSEGSKLHFTAGLKKTRSRQAYEACRDGITVDKF; from the exons ATGGATCAGGTAATCGGTAAGCTTGGATGTTATTGGTTGGGTAACAAAACCAGCAAAGAACTTAATTCTGTTGGAGATGATATCAAT AGTTTGCAAAGTAGTATTTCGGGAGGAGCAACCTGGTTTGTCAACAAAATGAAAG GGAAAATGCAAAAGCCTCTCGTTGAACTGCTAAAGGAGCACGACTTACCAGTAGGTATCTTCCCCCGTGATGCCACAAACTACGAGTTCGATGAACAAACCAAAAAATTAACCGTATTCATACCCTCAATCTGTGAAGTGGGATACAGGGACTCATCCGTTTTGAGGTTTTCAACCACTGTGACTGGTTATCTTGAAAAAGGAAAGTTAACCGATGTAGAAGGACTAAAGACGAAAGTTATGATATGGGTAAAAGTAACTTGCATCACATCTGAAGGTTCTAAGCTGCATTTTACAGCTGGTTTGAAGAAAACTAGAAGTAGACAAGCTTACGAAGCTTGCAGGGATGGGATTACTGTAGATAAATTCTGA